A region of Mesorhizobium sp. M3A.F.Ca.ET.080.04.2.1 DNA encodes the following proteins:
- the ychF gene encoding redox-regulated ATPase YchF has protein sequence MGFKCGIVGLPNVGKSTLFNALTRTAAAQAANYPFCTIEPNTGEVAVPDPRLQKIAEVAKSKEIIPTRISFVDIAGLVRGASKGEGLGNQFLANIREVDAIVHVLRCFEDDDITHVEGRIDPVADAETVETELMLADLESLERRIVQIRKRAAGKDKEAMTVLPLMEAALELLQGGKPTRILLEGIAAEDLRILQGLNLLTSHPVLYVCNVAEADAATGNEHSKAVEKMAAAQGASTVVISAAIEAEVAQLSDEEEMEFLASLGLDEPGLNKVIRAGYELLQLITYFTAGPKETRAWTVHKGAKAPQAAGVIHTDFERGFIRAQTIAYNDFVTLGGEVAAKEAGKARDEGKEYVVQDGDVMLFKFNT, from the coding sequence ATGGGTTTCAAATGTGGCATCGTTGGCTTGCCCAACGTCGGCAAGTCGACGCTGTTCAATGCGTTGACCAGGACGGCCGCCGCGCAGGCCGCCAACTATCCATTCTGCACGATCGAGCCGAACACCGGCGAGGTGGCGGTGCCCGATCCACGTCTGCAGAAGATCGCTGAGGTCGCCAAGTCCAAGGAGATCATCCCGACCCGCATCTCCTTCGTTGACATCGCCGGTCTGGTGCGTGGCGCCTCCAAGGGCGAAGGGTTGGGCAACCAGTTCCTGGCCAATATCCGGGAGGTCGACGCCATCGTGCATGTGCTGCGCTGCTTCGAGGATGACGACATCACCCATGTCGAGGGACGCATCGATCCGGTCGCCGACGCCGAGACCGTCGAGACCGAGCTGATGCTCGCCGATCTCGAAAGCCTCGAACGCCGCATCGTCCAGATCCGCAAGCGCGCTGCCGGCAAGGACAAGGAAGCAATGACGGTGCTGCCGCTCATGGAAGCCGCGCTCGAGCTGCTGCAGGGCGGCAAGCCGACCCGCATCCTGCTCGAGGGCATCGCGGCCGAGGACCTGCGCATCCTGCAGGGGCTCAACCTGCTCACCTCGCATCCGGTGCTTTATGTCTGCAACGTCGCCGAGGCCGATGCCGCGACCGGCAACGAGCACAGCAAGGCCGTGGAAAAGATGGCTGCCGCGCAGGGCGCCAGCACCGTGGTGATCTCGGCGGCGATCGAAGCCGAAGTCGCCCAGCTTTCCGACGAAGAGGAAATGGAATTCCTAGCCTCGCTCGGCCTCGATGAGCCGGGTCTCAACAAGGTGATCCGGGCCGGCTACGAGCTGTTGCAGCTCATCACCTACTTCACCGCCGGGCCGAAGGAGACGCGCGCCTGGACCGTGCACAAGGGCGCCAAGGCGCCACAGGCCGCCGGCGTCATCCACACCGATTTCGAGCGCGGCTTCATCCGTGCCCAGACGATCGCCTATAACGACTTCGTCACGCTGGGCGGCGAAGTCGCGGCCAAGGAAGCCGGCAAGGCGCGCGACGAAGGCAAGGAATATGTCGTCCAGGACGGCGACGTCATGCTCTTCAAGTTCAACACCTGA
- the pth gene encoding aminoacyl-tRNA hydrolase, with the protein MLVFAGLGNPGAKYENNRHNVGFMAADAIARRHSFSPWSKKFQGLICEGVLGGEKILLIKPQTFMNLSGQSVGEALRFYKLGPSDLTVFYDEIDLPAGKVRIKVGGGSGGHNGIRSLDQHVGKDFRRVRIGVGHPGVKEMVHGHVLGDFAKADREWLDVLLDAIADDAGLLAKGDDSSFMNRITLALREKLVPTGDDDRPPPKPPKAQSHIRQARQHQAPAKLPESGPMAAMLKKLFGGKD; encoded by the coding sequence ATGCTTGTCTTTGCAGGCCTCGGCAATCCGGGCGCGAAATATGAGAACAACCGGCACAATGTCGGCTTCATGGCGGCGGACGCGATTGCCCGCCGCCATTCCTTTTCGCCCTGGTCGAAGAAATTCCAGGGCCTGATTTGCGAAGGCGTGCTCGGCGGCGAGAAGATCCTTCTGATCAAGCCGCAGACCTTCATGAACCTGTCCGGACAGTCGGTTGGCGAGGCACTGCGCTTCTACAAGCTCGGGCCTTCCGATCTGACCGTCTTCTACGACGAGATCGACCTCCCGGCCGGCAAGGTCAGGATCAAGGTTGGCGGCGGCTCCGGCGGCCATAACGGCATCCGCTCGCTCGACCAGCATGTCGGCAAGGATTTTCGCCGCGTGCGCATCGGCGTCGGCCATCCAGGCGTCAAGGAGATGGTGCATGGCCATGTGCTCGGCGACTTCGCCAAGGCCGATCGCGAATGGCTCGACGTCCTGCTCGACGCGATTGCCGACGATGCCGGATTGCTGGCCAAGGGCGACGACAGTTCCTTCATGAATCGCATCACGCTGGCGCTGCGCGAAAAGCTGGTGCCGACCGGCGACGACGACCGACCGCCGCCGAAGCCGCCGAAGGCCCAGAGCCACATCCGTCAGGCGCGCCAGCACCAGGCGCCGGCAAAGTTGCCTGAAAGCGGGCCGATGGCTGCGATGCTGAAGAAGCTGTTTGGCGGCAAAGACTGA
- a CDS encoding 50S ribosomal protein L25/general stress protein Ctc, producing MSHDTYELKAEAREQVGKGSARAVRRNGKVPAVIYGDKQPPLAIALNYKDVFYKIHGGGFLTTIATIDVDGKKIQVLPKDFQLDPVKDFPVHVDFLRIGKDTEVNVDVPVHFINEEKSPGIKRGGVLNIVRHEVEFHCPANAIPEFITVDLTGTDIGDSIHISAVTLPAGVKPVISDRDFTIATIAGSSAMKPEAAETTEVAEPEAAAAAAEEK from the coding sequence ATGAGCCACGATACTTACGAGCTCAAGGCCGAAGCGCGCGAACAGGTCGGTAAGGGGTCCGCCCGTGCAGTTCGCCGCAACGGTAAAGTGCCTGCAGTCATTTACGGCGACAAGCAGCCTCCCCTGGCGATTGCGCTGAACTACAAGGACGTCTTCTACAAGATCCACGGCGGCGGGTTCCTGACCACGATCGCCACGATCGATGTCGACGGCAAGAAGATCCAGGTCCTGCCGAAGGACTTCCAGCTCGATCCAGTCAAGGACTTCCCGGTCCATGTCGACTTCCTGCGCATCGGCAAGGACACCGAGGTCAATGTCGACGTTCCCGTTCACTTCATCAACGAGGAGAAGTCGCCCGGCATCAAGCGCGGCGGCGTGCTCAACATCGTTCGCCACGAAGTCGAGTTCCACTGCCCGGCCAATGCGATCCCGGAATTCATCACCGTCGATCTTACCGGCACCGACATCGGCGATTCGATCCACATCTCGGCGGTTACCCTGCCGGCCGGCGTCAAGCCGGTGATCTCCGACCGCGATTTCACCATCGCGACCATCGCCGGCTCCTCGGCGATGAAGCCGGAAGCGGCGGAGACCACCGAAGTGGCCGAGCCTGAAGCGGCGGCTGCTGCGGCCGAAGAGAAGTAA
- a CDS encoding MFS transporter codes for MTDTTATTVATPATATNISAQATAFTVILAVSFCHCINDIMQSLLAAIYPLLKENYGLDFWQIGLLTFTFQVTASLLQPLIGMITDKRPMPYSLPYGMASSLIGLVVLAYAGHYWLLLIGASLIGIGSAIFHPESSRIARFASGGRFGLAQSLFQVGGNFGQAMGPLLAAFIVVPFGQTSISWFAIGSLIGIIVLWQVGGWYSRLRASMATRKQPVHVSPFARKKVMGALAVLTLLVLTKNAYIASISSYYTFYAIHKFGVSVQMSQVMLFLFLGASALGILLGGPFGDRYGQKAMIWFSIVGVLPFTLALPYANFEWTMVLTVLIGLILSSAFSNIVVFAQELVPGRVGMIAGIFFGFAFGMGGIAAAVLGVIADMKGIDFVYQLCSYLPFLGLLTVFLPNMREAKKA; via the coding sequence TTGACCGATACGACCGCCACCACCGTCGCGACGCCAGCGACGGCAACCAACATCTCGGCGCAGGCGACGGCATTCACCGTCATCCTTGCGGTGAGCTTCTGCCACTGCATAAACGATATCATGCAGTCGCTGTTGGCGGCCATCTATCCGCTGCTCAAGGAAAACTACGGTCTCGATTTCTGGCAGATCGGTCTTTTGACCTTCACCTTCCAGGTGACGGCATCGCTGCTGCAGCCGCTGATCGGCATGATCACCGACAAGCGGCCGATGCCCTATTCGCTCCCCTACGGCATGGCTTCGTCGCTGATCGGCCTGGTCGTGCTCGCTTATGCCGGCCATTACTGGCTGCTCCTGATCGGCGCCTCGCTGATCGGTATCGGTTCGGCGATCTTCCATCCGGAATCCTCGCGCATCGCCCGCTTCGCCTCTGGCGGCCGCTTCGGCCTGGCGCAATCGCTGTTCCAGGTCGGCGGCAATTTCGGCCAGGCGATGGGCCCGCTGCTGGCAGCCTTCATCGTCGTGCCCTTCGGCCAGACCAGCATTTCCTGGTTCGCCATCGGCTCGCTGATCGGCATCATCGTGCTGTGGCAGGTCGGCGGCTGGTACAGCCGGCTGCGCGCCTCGATGGCCACCCGCAAGCAGCCTGTTCACGTCTCACCCTTCGCGCGCAAGAAGGTGATGGGCGCGCTCGCCGTGCTGACGCTGCTGGTGCTGACCAAGAACGCCTACATCGCCTCGATCTCCAGCTACTACACCTTCTACGCCATCCATAAGTTCGGCGTTTCGGTGCAGATGTCGCAGGTGATGCTGTTCCTGTTCCTCGGCGCCTCGGCGCTGGGCATCCTGCTCGGTGGCCCGTTTGGCGACCGCTACGGACAGAAGGCGATGATCTGGTTCTCGATCGTCGGCGTGCTGCCGTTCACCCTGGCGCTCCCCTACGCCAACTTCGAATGGACGATGGTGCTGACGGTGCTGATCGGTCTGATCCTGTCGTCGGCCTTCTCCAACATCGTCGTCTTCGCTCAGGAACTGGTCCCGGGCCGCGTCGGCATGATCGCCGGCATCTTCTTCGGTTTCGCCTTCGGCATGGGCGGCATCGCCGCGGCGGTGCTCGGCGTCATAGCCGACATGAAGGGCATCGACTTCGTCTACCAGCTCTGCTCCTACCTGCCCTTCCTCGGCCTGCTGACGGTCTTCCTGCCGAACATGAGGGAGGCGAAGAAGGCCTGA
- a CDS encoding helix-turn-helix transcriptional regulator translates to MPHGREIFRGDAAELGRLHQTRWQWLEEVVAPAVALPNEYPDGYHVPLHRHSRSQLLHALVGVVLVTTKHGRWMVPPDHAMWIPAGIEHSVEMLGDVSMRSVYVTPGAIAGLPEGLRVVGITELMHSLIVESEKLPQGAELEGRGGLIMGLLLHEIPNLPERPLGLPFPSDPRLAALCRRFVAAPSPHATIDEWANAAGMSRRSFTRAFHRQTGLPLSTWRQQACLFAALPRLADGEPITRVALDLGYDSVPAFITMFKRMLGTSPRGYMRGAREPSEGHKRPSGPARSEAGAV, encoded by the coding sequence ATGCCGCACGGCAGGGAGATATTCAGGGGCGATGCGGCCGAGCTTGGCCGGCTGCATCAAACGCGCTGGCAGTGGCTGGAGGAAGTCGTCGCGCCTGCGGTAGCGCTTCCGAACGAGTATCCCGACGGCTATCATGTACCCCTGCACCGCCATAGCCGCAGCCAGTTGCTGCATGCGCTGGTAGGCGTCGTGCTGGTGACGACAAAGCACGGGCGGTGGATGGTGCCGCCAGACCATGCGATGTGGATCCCCGCAGGCATCGAGCATTCCGTCGAGATGCTGGGCGATGTCTCGATGCGTTCGGTCTATGTCACGCCCGGGGCCATTGCCGGGCTGCCGGAGGGCTTGCGTGTCGTCGGCATCACCGAATTGATGCACAGCCTGATCGTGGAATCGGAAAAGCTGCCGCAGGGCGCCGAACTGGAAGGCCGCGGCGGGCTGATCATGGGGCTTTTGCTGCATGAGATCCCCAACCTGCCGGAACGGCCGCTCGGCCTGCCGTTCCCGTCGGATCCGAGGCTGGCCGCACTCTGCCGGCGCTTTGTGGCTGCCCCGTCGCCGCATGCGACGATCGACGAATGGGCGAATGCCGCAGGCATGAGCCGGCGCTCCTTCACCCGCGCTTTCCACCGCCAGACCGGCCTGCCGCTGTCGACCTGGCGCCAGCAGGCCTGCCTGTTCGCAGCGCTGCCCAGGCTTGCCGACGGCGAGCCGATCACCAGGGTGGCGCTCGATCTCGGCTATGACAGCGTGCCGGCCTTCATCACCATGTTCAAGCGCATGCTTGGAACCTCACCCCGCGGCTATATGCGGGGCGCGCGCGAACCGAGCGAGGGACACAAGCGGCCCAGCGGCCCTGCAAGGTCGGAAGCTGGGGCGGTCTAA
- a CDS encoding ribose-phosphate pyrophosphokinase has protein sequence MKLFAGNSNRVLAEAVARYLNIPLGKASVRRFADQEIFVEIQENVRGEDVFILQSTSYPTNDHLMELLIMIDAFMRSSARRITAVIPYFGYARQDRRASGRTPISAKLVANMITRAGVDRVLTLDLHAGQIQGFFDIPTDNLFSVPVMARDVKAKYKQLANVVVVSPDIGGVVRARALAKRFDAQLAIVDKRRERPGESEVMNIIGAVAGKDCLLIDDIVDSGGTLCNAADALLANGATSVTAYITHGVLSGGAVARIAGSKLQELVITDSIQPTQAVLDAPNIRVISIADLMGEAISRTATEESVSSLFD, from the coding sequence ATGAAGCTTTTCGCGGGCAATTCCAACAGGGTGCTGGCCGAAGCGGTCGCTCGCTATCTCAACATCCCGCTGGGGAAAGCGAGCGTCAGACGCTTCGCCGATCAGGAGATCTTCGTCGAGATCCAGGAGAATGTCCGCGGCGAGGATGTCTTCATCTTGCAGTCGACTTCTTATCCGACCAACGATCATCTGATGGAACTGCTCATCATGATCGACGCCTTCATGCGCTCTTCGGCCCGGCGCATCACGGCTGTCATTCCCTATTTTGGATATGCCAGGCAGGATCGCCGCGCCTCCGGCCGCACGCCGATCTCGGCCAAGCTGGTCGCCAACATGATCACGCGCGCCGGGGTCGACCGCGTCCTGACGCTCGATCTCCACGCCGGCCAGATCCAGGGCTTCTTCGACATCCCGACCGACAATCTGTTCTCGGTGCCGGTCATGGCGCGAGACGTGAAGGCCAAATACAAGCAGCTCGCCAATGTCGTCGTCGTCTCGCCCGACATCGGCGGCGTGGTCAGGGCGCGCGCGCTGGCCAAGCGCTTCGATGCGCAATTGGCGATCGTCGACAAGCGTCGCGAACGCCCAGGCGAATCCGAGGTCATGAACATCATCGGCGCCGTTGCGGGCAAGGACTGCCTGCTGATCGACGACATCGTCGATTCCGGCGGCACGCTCTGCAACGCCGCTGACGCGCTGCTTGCCAACGGCGCCACCAGCGTCACCGCCTATATCACCCATGGCGTGCTCTCGGGCGGCGCGGTCGCCCGCATTGCTGGCTCGAAGCTGCAGGAACTGGTGATCACCGACTCCATCCAGCCGACCCAAGCCGTGCTCGACGCCCCCAACATCCGCGTCATCTCGATCGCCGACCTGATGGGCGAGGCGATCTCGCGCACGGCAACCGAAGAATCGGTGTCGAGCCTGTTCGACTAA
- a CDS encoding Xaa-Pro peptidase family protein, giving the protein MALHFERSEFDARRDRLLIEMAEKKLDAVLLFAQESMYWLTGYDTFGFCFFQCLVVKADGSMVLLTRSADLRQARQTSIIDNITLWTDRDGANPAIDLRNLLNDLDLLGARIGVEYDTHGLTAYNGRRLDEQLQTFGQIADASGIVGRLRLFKSPAEIAKAEKAAGLSDDALDAALPLIKQGGDEALILAAMQGAIFAGGGDYPANEFIIGSGIDALLCRYKSGRRKLNKNDQLTLEWAGVFHHYHAPMMRTVLTGKASKRHQELFDAARAAILAVEKAMTPGNTFGDVFDAHARTLEAHNLTKHRLNACGYSVGARFTPSWMDMPMFYQGNPEPIAPNMTLFAHMIIMDSETETAMTLGRTYLTTESAPKPLSRHDLDLIVQ; this is encoded by the coding sequence ATGGCGCTGCATTTCGAACGTTCGGAATTCGACGCGCGGCGCGACCGCCTGCTGATCGAGATGGCCGAAAAGAAGCTCGACGCCGTGCTGCTGTTCGCCCAGGAGAGCATGTATTGGCTGACCGGCTACGACACGTTCGGCTTCTGCTTCTTCCAGTGTCTGGTGGTGAAGGCTGACGGCTCGATGGTGTTGCTCACCCGCTCCGCCGATCTCAGGCAGGCGCGCCAGACCTCGATCATCGACAACATCACACTGTGGACCGATCGAGACGGTGCAAACCCGGCGATCGACCTGCGCAACCTGCTCAACGACCTCGATTTGCTGGGGGCCCGCATCGGCGTCGAATATGATACGCACGGGCTCACCGCTTACAATGGCCGCCGCCTCGACGAGCAGTTGCAGACCTTCGGGCAGATCGCCGATGCGTCCGGCATCGTGGGCCGGCTGCGACTGTTCAAGAGCCCGGCCGAAATCGCCAAGGCGGAGAAGGCGGCAGGTCTTTCCGACGACGCCCTCGATGCCGCCTTGCCGCTGATCAAGCAGGGGGGCGACGAAGCGCTGATCCTCGCCGCCATGCAAGGCGCGATCTTTGCCGGCGGCGGCGACTACCCGGCCAACGAGTTCATCATCGGCTCCGGCATCGATGCCCTGCTTTGCCGCTACAAGTCCGGACGCCGCAAGCTGAACAAGAACGATCAGCTGACGCTGGAGTGGGCGGGCGTCTTCCACCACTATCACGCTCCTATGATGCGCACGGTGCTGACCGGCAAAGCCTCGAAGCGCCACCAGGAACTGTTCGATGCCGCCCGCGCCGCCATTCTCGCCGTCGAGAAGGCGATGACGCCCGGCAACACTTTCGGCGACGTCTTCGACGCGCATGCCCGCACGCTCGAGGCGCACAATCTCACCAAGCACCGCCTGAACGCCTGCGGCTATTCGGTCGGCGCCCGCTTCACCCCGTCCTGGATGGACATGCCGATGTTCTACCAGGGCAATCCCGAACCGATCGCGCCCAACATGACGCTGTTCGCTCACATGATCATCATGGACTCAGAAACCGAGACCGCGATGACGCTCGGCCGCACCTATCTCACCACGGAATCGGCGCCGAAGCCGCTCTCGCGCCATGATCTCGACTTGATCGTGCAGTGA
- the pgeF gene encoding peptidoglycan editing factor PgeF codes for MLNQTKPDPVRSPHLDEVKAKGIRHGYFTRIGGVSRGIYRGLNIGMGSNDDQALVAENRRRVAEWMGVSVDHLLTAHQVHSPDAVIAREPFAGPRPTADAVVTDRPGIAVGASTADCGPVLFADAEARVIGAAHAGWKGAFTGVLENTIAAMEGLGARRDRIVAVLGPSIGPENYEVGPEFVARFAEADAANHSYFRPSANAGRSMFDLNRYTVDRLRKAGVIAEGLGRCTYAEEDLFYSYRRTTHRGEADYGRQVSAIVLEKE; via the coding sequence ATGCTGAATCAGACGAAACCAGATCCAGTAAGGTCGCCTCATCTGGACGAGGTGAAGGCGAAAGGCATCCGCCACGGTTACTTCACCCGCATCGGCGGCGTTTCAAGAGGCATCTACCGTGGCCTCAACATCGGCATGGGGTCGAACGATGACCAGGCGCTGGTTGCGGAGAACCGCCGCCGCGTCGCCGAATGGATGGGTGTCTCGGTCGACCATCTCTTGACTGCGCATCAGGTCCACTCCCCGGACGCCGTCATCGCCCGGGAGCCTTTCGCAGGCCCGCGCCCCACGGCCGACGCCGTCGTCACCGATCGGCCCGGCATCGCGGTCGGCGCCTCGACCGCGGATTGCGGGCCGGTGCTGTTCGCCGATGCCGAGGCCCGCGTCATCGGCGCAGCACACGCCGGATGGAAAGGCGCCTTCACAGGCGTGCTCGAAAACACCATTGCGGCGATGGAGGGCTTGGGCGCCCGCCGCGACCGCATCGTCGCTGTTCTCGGCCCCTCTATCGGACCCGAGAACTATGAAGTCGGACCGGAATTCGTCGCCCGCTTCGCTGAGGCCGACGCCGCCAACCACAGCTATTTCAGGCCGTCGGCCAATGCGGGCCGCTCGATGTTCGATCTCAACCGATATACGGTCGATCGGCTGCGCAAGGCCGGCGTGATCGCTGAAGGGCTCGGTCGCTGCACTTACGCGGAGGAAGACCTTTTTTATTCTTACCGGCGCACCACCCACCGCGGGGAAGCGGATTACGGGCGGCAGGTATCGGCAATCGTTTTGGAGAAAGAGTAA
- a CDS encoding class I SAM-dependent methyltransferase, whose product MTRLKDRIVDLIGAVGPIPVSEYMALCLFDPEHGYYTTREPFGAAGDFITAPEISQMFGELVAVWLYQSWQRIGRPLPVTVAEIGPGRGTLMKDMLRTLLRLDPAFAGDASFAMVETSPRLTKIQQATLAGQPVKLAWHESVDALPRQPLIIVGNELFDAVSIRQFVRTGAGWRERLVGLDDADRLHFFAGAGSVDPSLLPDDAVDAPEGSIVEIAPARAALMSAIAERIAVQSGAGLFIDYGYLRPGVGDTLQALRRHDHEDVLANPGEADLTAHVDFAALAATAQTHGLAAQLATQGDFLLGMGLLERAGALGAGADSKTRQTISDAVERLAGPDAMGKLFKVLTILPAVEAG is encoded by the coding sequence ATGACCCGGCTGAAGGACCGCATCGTCGACCTGATCGGCGCGGTGGGGCCGATCCCGGTCAGCGAATACATGGCGCTCTGCCTGTTCGATCCCGAGCATGGCTACTACACGACGCGCGAGCCGTTCGGCGCCGCCGGTGACTTCATCACCGCGCCGGAGATCAGCCAGATGTTCGGCGAACTCGTCGCCGTCTGGCTTTACCAGTCCTGGCAACGCATCGGCCGGCCGCTGCCTGTCACCGTGGCCGAGATCGGGCCGGGGCGCGGCACGCTGATGAAGGACATGCTGCGCACCTTGCTGCGCCTCGATCCGGCTTTCGCCGGCGACGCCTCCTTTGCCATGGTCGAGACCAGCCCGCGCCTGACCAAGATCCAGCAGGCGACCCTTGCCGGCCAGCCGGTGAAGCTCGCCTGGCATGAATCCGTGGACGCGCTGCCCCGGCAGCCGCTGATCATCGTCGGCAACGAGCTGTTCGACGCCGTGTCGATCCGCCAGTTCGTTCGCACTGGAGCAGGCTGGCGCGAACGCCTGGTGGGCCTCGATGACGCCGACCGGTTGCATTTCTTCGCCGGTGCCGGCTCGGTCGACCCGTCGCTGCTGCCCGACGACGCTGTTGATGCGCCGGAAGGATCTATCGTCGAGATTGCCCCTGCCCGCGCGGCGCTTATGTCGGCGATTGCCGAACGGATCGCGGTCCAGAGCGGCGCCGGGCTGTTCATCGACTATGGCTATTTGCGACCGGGTGTCGGCGACACCTTGCAGGCCTTGCGCAGACACGATCACGAAGATGTGCTGGCCAATCCGGGCGAGGCCGACCTCACCGCCCACGTCGATTTTGCCGCCCTTGCCGCCACCGCGCAAACACACGGCCTCGCGGCACAGTTGGCGACGCAGGGTGACTTCCTGCTCGGCATGGGCCTGCTCGAGCGTGCCGGCGCGCTCGGCGCCGGTGCGGACAGCAAGACCCGGCAGACCATCTCCGATGCCGTCGAACGCCTCGCCGGCCCCGACGCCATGGGCAAGCTTTTCAAGGTCCTGACGATCCTCCCGGCGGTGGAGGCCGGCTGA
- the lgt gene encoding prolipoprotein diacylglyceryl transferase, producing the protein MSEYFLLPLASLPFPNIDPVIVHVGPLAVHWYGVGYIVGILFAWWYAKRLVTNPRLWPDGKLPMKAEDLDDFIVWAAIGVVLGGRTGYVLFYDLPRYIAHPLDIFAVWQGGMSFHGGLLGVILAMTLFSLRRGIHTWTLFDVVSAGVPVGLGLVRLANFVNSELWGRPTDVPWAIEFPNGGPFTRHPSQIYEALLEGLILFLVLRFLTHSRLKLKTPRFVGGAFICGYGLSRIFVEFFREPDQQLGYLLGTNWLTMGMILSTPMVLAGIWAMATAKPVTQPQAA; encoded by the coding sequence TTGAGCGAATACTTCCTGCTGCCGCTGGCCTCCCTGCCCTTCCCAAACATCGATCCGGTGATCGTCCATGTCGGACCGCTGGCGGTGCATTGGTATGGCGTCGGCTACATCGTCGGCATCCTGTTTGCCTGGTGGTACGCCAAGCGGCTTGTCACCAATCCGCGGCTTTGGCCGGATGGCAAGCTGCCGATGAAGGCGGAAGATCTTGACGACTTCATCGTCTGGGCTGCGATCGGCGTGGTGCTCGGCGGGCGCACCGGCTATGTGCTCTTCTACGACTTGCCGCGCTACATCGCGCATCCGCTCGACATCTTCGCGGTCTGGCAGGGCGGCATGTCTTTTCACGGTGGGTTGCTCGGCGTGATCCTCGCCATGACGCTGTTTTCGCTCAGGCGCGGCATTCACACCTGGACGCTGTTCGACGTCGTCTCGGCCGGGGTGCCGGTTGGCCTCGGCCTCGTACGCCTCGCCAATTTCGTCAATTCCGAGCTCTGGGGCCGGCCGACGGACGTGCCCTGGGCGATCGAATTTCCCAATGGCGGCCCGTTCACTCGTCATCCGAGCCAGATCTACGAGGCATTGCTGGAGGGCCTCATATTGTTTCTGGTGCTGCGTTTCCTCACCCATTCGCGGCTCAAGCTGAAGACGCCGCGCTTTGTCGGCGGCGCTTTCATCTGCGGCTACGGCCTGTCGCGCATCTTCGTCGAGTTCTTCCGCGAGCCGGATCAGCAGCTCGGCTATCTGCTCGGCACCAACTGGCTGACCATGGGCATGATCCTCTCCACGCCGATGGTGCTCGCCGGTATCTGGGCCATGGCAACCGCAAAGCCGGTGACGCAGCCGCAGGCGGCATGA
- a CDS encoding accessory factor UbiK family protein has product MSNGPNRILDEFAKLMTDAAGAAQGVRREVETAFRGQAERILNSMDVVQREEFEAAREMAVKAREDNILLAARIEALEAKLAELTGQAAPTAAAKPKTKK; this is encoded by the coding sequence ATGTCGAACGGACCGAACCGCATTCTCGATGAATTCGCCAAGCTGATGACCGATGCCGCGGGCGCCGCCCAGGGCGTGCGGCGCGAGGTGGAGACGGCCTTCCGGGGCCAGGCGGAGCGCATCCTCAACTCAATGGATGTGGTGCAGCGCGAGGAGTTCGAGGCCGCGCGCGAGATGGCCGTCAAGGCCAGGGAAGACAACATCCTGCTTGCGGCGCGCATCGAGGCGCTGGAGGCAAAGCTCGCCGAATTGACGGGACAGGCCGCACCTACGGCGGCGGCGAAGCCCAAAACGAAAAAATAA
- a CDS encoding YbjN domain-containing protein yields the protein MELLELEFSREIHPVDVIEQVAHNNDWAFERAGDDEISISVAGSWTDYHVSFSWMEDFEALHLACAFDIKVPEMRTLEVMRLLSLINEQMLFGHFDLWEQEGAIMFRQSLLLAGGVEPSSQQVEVLLSSALEACECYFQAFQFVVWSGTSAKDALSSVLFETHGTA from the coding sequence ATGGAACTCCTCGAACTCGAATTCTCCCGCGAAATCCACCCGGTGGATGTGATCGAGCAGGTGGCGCACAACAACGACTGGGCTTTCGAGCGCGCCGGCGACGACGAGATCTCGATTTCGGTGGCAGGCAGCTGGACCGATTATCACGTCTCCTTCTCGTGGATGGAGGATTTTGAGGCGCTGCATCTGGCCTGCGCCTTCGACATCAAGGTGCCGGAGATGCGCACGCTCGAAGTGATGCGGCTCCTGTCGCTGATCAACGAGCAGATGCTGTTCGGCCATTTCGACCTCTGGGAGCAGGAAGGCGCCATCATGTTCCGGCAGTCGCTGCTGCTGGCCGGCGGGGTCGAGCCGTCGAGCCAGCAGGTCGAGGTGTTGCTGTCGTCGGCGCTCGAAGCCTGCGAATGCTATTTCCAGGCCTTCCAGTTCGTCGTCTGGTCCGGCACGTCGGCCAAGGACGCGCTGTCCAGCGTGCTGTTCGAAACGCATGGAACTGCCTGA